One window of the Triticum dicoccoides isolate Atlit2015 ecotype Zavitan chromosome 3B, WEW_v2.0, whole genome shotgun sequence genome contains the following:
- the LOC119282203 gene encoding uncharacterized protein LOC119282203, whose translation MARQLVAALAALVAVCALAAAAGVQAQPPRKLPPNYHMISPGKFGQRSQQLSCKDTNGRKAGCMGKCDKRCPNQCIVLCPSCKTYCMCDFYAGVSCGDPRFTGGDGNNFYFHGKKDQDFCIVSDADLHINAHFIGKRNPSMSRDFTWIQALGIRFAHHRLFMGAQKTTSWNGDVDHLEISFDDAAIEIPIEAGARWRSAAVPGLTVTRTAATNGVRVHLRDVFDIMANVVPITEEDSRIHNYGVAGSGDSLAHLDIGFKFHDLTDDVHGVLGQTYRSDYVNEMSVRASMPIMGGAPNYVSSDIFAADCAVSRFGRNTGISMMTGKTD comes from the exons ATGGCGCGGCAACTGGTTGCTGCGCTGGCCGCTCTGGTGGCCGTGTGCGCCCTGGCGGCGGCCGCTGGCGTCCAGGCCCAGCCGCCGAGGAAGCTGCCCCCCAACTACCATATGATCAGCCCGGGCAAGTTCGGGCAGAGGAGCCAGCAGCTGTCGTGCAAGGACACCAACGGCAGGAAGGCGGGGTGCATGGGCAAGTGCGACAAGCGCTGCCCCAACCAGTGCATCGTCCTCTGCCCCAGCTGCAAGACCTACTGCA TGTGCGACTTctacgccggcgtgtcttgcggtgaCCCGCGCTTCACCGGCGGCGACGGCAACAACTTCTACTTCCACGGCAAGAAGGACCAGGACTTCTGCATCGTCTCCGACGCCGACCTCCACATCAACGCCCACTTCATCGGCAAGCGCAACCCCTCCATGAGCCGCGACTTCACCTGGATCCAGGCCCTCGGCATCCGCTTCGCGCACCACCGTCTCTTCATGGGAGCCCAGAAGACCACCAGCTGGAACGGCGACGTTGATCACCTCGAGATATCCTTCGACGATGCGGCCATCGAGATCCCGATCGAGGCCGGCGCACGGTGGCGGTCGGCCGCGGTTCCAGGGCTGACCGTCACGAGGACGGCGGCGACCAACGGAGTGAGGGTGCACCTGAGGGACGTGTTCGACATCATGGCCAACGTGGTGCCCATCACCGAGGAGGACTCGCGCATCCACAACTACGGCGTCGCTGGGTCAGGAGACAGCCTCGCGCACCTCGACATTGGGTTCAAGTTCCACGACCTCACCGACGACGTGCACGGCGTGCTCGGCCAGACCTACCGCTCCGACTACGTGAATGAGATGAGCGTGCGCGCCAGCATGCCCATCATGGGTGGTGCGCCAAACTATGTCTCCTCCGACATCTTTGCCGCCGACTGCGCCGTTTCCAGGTTCGGCCGCAACACCGGCATCTCCATGATGACCGGCAAGACCGACTGA